A genomic stretch from Falco cherrug isolate bFalChe1 chromosome 3, bFalChe1.pri, whole genome shotgun sequence includes:
- the ID3 gene encoding DNA-binding protein inhibitor ID-3, which translates to MKAISPVRSVRSCYEAVCCLSEQSLAIARGSNNKSPALEEPMNLLYDMNDCYSKLRELVPGIPQGTKVSQVEILQHVIDYIFDLQIVLEEGAKGRDPSSEATLLSLKAAELASELCSKDERSLCH; encoded by the exons ATGAAAGCCATCAGCCCGGTGCGGTCGGTGCGGAGCTGCTACGAGGCCGTGTGCTGCCTCTcggagcagagcctggccatCGCCCGCGGCAGCAACAACAAGAGCCCGGCCTTGGAGGAGCCCATGAACTTGCTCTACGATATGAACGATTGTTACTCTAAATTGCGGGAGCTGGTGCCGGGCATCCCGCAAGGCACCAAGGTGAGCCAAGTGGAGATCCTGCAGCATGTTATCGATTACATCTTCGACCTCCAGATCGTGCTGGAGGAGGGGGCCAAGGGCCGCGACCCCTCCTCCGAGGCCACCCTGCTGTCCCTTAAG GCGGCCGAGCTGGCGTCTGAACTCTGCTCCAAAGACGAGAGAAGTTTGTGTCACTAA
- the E2F2 gene encoding transcription factor E2F2 isoform X1: MLQLPRGVSPAPGRGGAALLLPPSHPKKVMSVMGSSEQGASSLGSPLLSAGCFTQLYKPAAVSVPAPQGGCLYATPQGPQLRTLRSASAGRLPGAAVGATLSRHGDLGAMRDVLGGTLWDSPTWEQAKRKLDLEGPELCTPKGKGRTLVQVPSPRTPKSPGEKTRYDTSLGLLTKKFIRLLSESSDGVVDLNRAAEVLEVQKRRIYDITNVLEGIQLIRKKSKNNIQWMMCCPSGAISAGRGTGIFEDTVVTAKQQALRGELAELARMERTLDQLLQDCALQLRQLADSEANQRLAYVTYQDLHTISNFKEQTVIAMKAPPETQLEVPDFSEDNLQLHLKSTNGPIEVYLCPEEIAEESPTRDHGTPSAATSPRDHAVPPSLPNSPGPAPQPPHVFPQSWGATETSSSSPPPLPFAVSGGSSSLLEVEAGLLGSPPHLLQQTEDQLPCTPSHLDLGPFITFSPPLEQDDYLWGLEGEGVSDLFEAYDLGDLLKH, encoded by the exons ATGCTGCAGCTCCCCCGGGGAGTGTCCCccgccccggggagggggggcgccgccctcctgctccccccctcccacccGAAGAAGGTCATGTCGGTGATGGGCTCCTCTGAGCAGGGGGCTTCCAGCCTGGGCAGCCCTCTGTTATCTGCCGGTTGCTTCACCCAGCTCTACAAGCCGGCGGCTGTCAGCGTCCCCGCTCCCCAGGGGGGGTGTCTCTATGCCACCCCCCAGGGCCCACAGCTCAGGACCCTCCGCTCAGCCTCAGCGGGACGGCTGCCG ggagctgctgttggAGCCACGCTGAGCCGGCACGGGGACCTGGGCGCCATGCGGGACGTGCTGGGGGGGACCCTGTGGGACAGCCCGACCTGGGAGCAG GCCAAGAGAAAGCTGGACCTGGAGGGCCCCGAACTTTGCACGCCCAAGGGGAAGGGCAGGACCCTGGTGcaggtccccagccccagga CCCCCAAGTCTCCTGGGGAGAAGACTCGCTACGACACCTCGCTGGGGCTGCTCACCAAAAAATTCATCCGTTTGCTGAGCGAGTCGTCCGACGGCGTCGTGGATCTCAACCGGGCGGCCGAGGTGCTGGAAGTCCAGAAACGTCGCATCTACGACATCACCAATGTGCTGGAAGGCATCCAGCTCATCCGCAAGAAGTCCAAGAACAACATCCAGTGGAT GATGTGCTGTCCCTCAGGTGCCATCTCTgctggcagggggacagggatcTTTGAGGACACGGTTGTGACGGCGAAGCAGCAGGCGCtgcggggggagctggctgagcTGGCCAGGATGGAGAGGACACTggaccagctcctgcaggactgTGCCCTGCAGCTCCGGCAGCTGGCTGACAGCGAAGCCAACCAGAG GCTGGCGTACGTCACCTACCAGGACCTCCACACCATCAGCAACTTCAAGGAGCAGACGGTGATCGCCATGAAGGCTCCCCCCGAGACACAGCTGGAGGTGCCAGACTTCAGCGAG GACAACCTCCAGCTCCACCTGAAGAGCACCAATGGCCCCATTGAGGTCTACCTCTGCCCGGAGGAGATCGCGGAGGAGAGCCCCACCAGGGACCATGGCACCCCCTCCGCTGCCACCTCTCCACGGGACCATGCCGTACCCCCTTCCCTGCCAAACAGCCCTGGGCCAGCCCCACAGCCGCCCCACGTCTTcccccagagctggggggcCACGgaaacctcctcctcctcacccccacCTCTGCCTTTCGCTGTCTCGGGGGGGTCCAGCTCGCTGCTGGAGGTGGAGGCTGGGCTTCTGGGCTCGCCCCCACACCTCCTGCAGCAGACGGAGGAccagctgccctgcaccccCTCCCACCTGGACTTGGGACCCTTCATCACCTTCTCACCCCCCCTAGAACAGGATGACTATCTCTGGGGGCTGGAGGGTGAAGGCGTCAGTGACCTCTTCGAGGCATATGACCTGGGGGACCTGCTGAAGCACTGA
- the E2F2 gene encoding transcription factor E2F2 isoform X2: MLQLPRGVSPAPGRGGAALLLPPSHPKKVMSVMGSSEQGASSLGSPLLSAGCFTQLYKPAAVSVPAPQGGCLYATPQGPQLRTLRSASAGRLPGAAVGATLSRHGDLGAMRDVLGGTLWDSPTWEQAKRKLDLEGPELCTPKGKGRTLVQVPSPRTPKSPGEKTRYDTSLGLLTKKFIRLLSESSDGVVDLNRAAEVLEVQKRRIYDITNVLEGIQLIRKKSKNNIQWMGTGIFEDTVVTAKQQALRGELAELARMERTLDQLLQDCALQLRQLADSEANQRLAYVTYQDLHTISNFKEQTVIAMKAPPETQLEVPDFSEDNLQLHLKSTNGPIEVYLCPEEIAEESPTRDHGTPSAATSPRDHAVPPSLPNSPGPAPQPPHVFPQSWGATETSSSSPPPLPFAVSGGSSSLLEVEAGLLGSPPHLLQQTEDQLPCTPSHLDLGPFITFSPPLEQDDYLWGLEGEGVSDLFEAYDLGDLLKH; encoded by the exons ATGCTGCAGCTCCCCCGGGGAGTGTCCCccgccccggggagggggggcgccgccctcctgctccccccctcccacccGAAGAAGGTCATGTCGGTGATGGGCTCCTCTGAGCAGGGGGCTTCCAGCCTGGGCAGCCCTCTGTTATCTGCCGGTTGCTTCACCCAGCTCTACAAGCCGGCGGCTGTCAGCGTCCCCGCTCCCCAGGGGGGGTGTCTCTATGCCACCCCCCAGGGCCCACAGCTCAGGACCCTCCGCTCAGCCTCAGCGGGACGGCTGCCG ggagctgctgttggAGCCACGCTGAGCCGGCACGGGGACCTGGGCGCCATGCGGGACGTGCTGGGGGGGACCCTGTGGGACAGCCCGACCTGGGAGCAG GCCAAGAGAAAGCTGGACCTGGAGGGCCCCGAACTTTGCACGCCCAAGGGGAAGGGCAGGACCCTGGTGcaggtccccagccccagga CCCCCAAGTCTCCTGGGGAGAAGACTCGCTACGACACCTCGCTGGGGCTGCTCACCAAAAAATTCATCCGTTTGCTGAGCGAGTCGTCCGACGGCGTCGTGGATCTCAACCGGGCGGCCGAGGTGCTGGAAGTCCAGAAACGTCGCATCTACGACATCACCAATGTGCTGGAAGGCATCCAGCTCATCCGCAAGAAGTCCAAGAACAACATCCAGTGGAT ggggacagggatcTTTGAGGACACGGTTGTGACGGCGAAGCAGCAGGCGCtgcggggggagctggctgagcTGGCCAGGATGGAGAGGACACTggaccagctcctgcaggactgTGCCCTGCAGCTCCGGCAGCTGGCTGACAGCGAAGCCAACCAGAG GCTGGCGTACGTCACCTACCAGGACCTCCACACCATCAGCAACTTCAAGGAGCAGACGGTGATCGCCATGAAGGCTCCCCCCGAGACACAGCTGGAGGTGCCAGACTTCAGCGAG GACAACCTCCAGCTCCACCTGAAGAGCACCAATGGCCCCATTGAGGTCTACCTCTGCCCGGAGGAGATCGCGGAGGAGAGCCCCACCAGGGACCATGGCACCCCCTCCGCTGCCACCTCTCCACGGGACCATGCCGTACCCCCTTCCCTGCCAAACAGCCCTGGGCCAGCCCCACAGCCGCCCCACGTCTTcccccagagctggggggcCACGgaaacctcctcctcctcacccccacCTCTGCCTTTCGCTGTCTCGGGGGGGTCCAGCTCGCTGCTGGAGGTGGAGGCTGGGCTTCTGGGCTCGCCCCCACACCTCCTGCAGCAGACGGAGGAccagctgccctgcaccccCTCCCACCTGGACTTGGGACCCTTCATCACCTTCTCACCCCCCCTAGAACAGGATGACTATCTCTGGGGGCTGGAGGGTGAAGGCGTCAGTGACCTCTTCGAGGCATATGACCTGGGGGACCTGCTGAAGCACTGA
- the E2F2 gene encoding transcription factor E2F2 isoform X3: MLQLPRGVSPAPGRGGAALLLPPSHPKKVMSVMGSSEQGASSLGSPLLSAGCFTQLYKPAAVSVPAPQGGCLYATPQGPQLRTLRSASAGRLPAKRKLDLEGPELCTPKGKGRTLVQVPSPRTPKSPGEKTRYDTSLGLLTKKFIRLLSESSDGVVDLNRAAEVLEVQKRRIYDITNVLEGIQLIRKKSKNNIQWMMCCPSGAISAGRGTGIFEDTVVTAKQQALRGELAELARMERTLDQLLQDCALQLRQLADSEANQRLAYVTYQDLHTISNFKEQTVIAMKAPPETQLEVPDFSEDNLQLHLKSTNGPIEVYLCPEEIAEESPTRDHGTPSAATSPRDHAVPPSLPNSPGPAPQPPHVFPQSWGATETSSSSPPPLPFAVSGGSSSLLEVEAGLLGSPPHLLQQTEDQLPCTPSHLDLGPFITFSPPLEQDDYLWGLEGEGVSDLFEAYDLGDLLKH; encoded by the exons ATGCTGCAGCTCCCCCGGGGAGTGTCCCccgccccggggagggggggcgccgccctcctgctccccccctcccacccGAAGAAGGTCATGTCGGTGATGGGCTCCTCTGAGCAGGGGGCTTCCAGCCTGGGCAGCCCTCTGTTATCTGCCGGTTGCTTCACCCAGCTCTACAAGCCGGCGGCTGTCAGCGTCCCCGCTCCCCAGGGGGGGTGTCTCTATGCCACCCCCCAGGGCCCACAGCTCAGGACCCTCCGCTCAGCCTCAGCGGGACGGCTGCCG GCCAAGAGAAAGCTGGACCTGGAGGGCCCCGAACTTTGCACGCCCAAGGGGAAGGGCAGGACCCTGGTGcaggtccccagccccagga CCCCCAAGTCTCCTGGGGAGAAGACTCGCTACGACACCTCGCTGGGGCTGCTCACCAAAAAATTCATCCGTTTGCTGAGCGAGTCGTCCGACGGCGTCGTGGATCTCAACCGGGCGGCCGAGGTGCTGGAAGTCCAGAAACGTCGCATCTACGACATCACCAATGTGCTGGAAGGCATCCAGCTCATCCGCAAGAAGTCCAAGAACAACATCCAGTGGAT GATGTGCTGTCCCTCAGGTGCCATCTCTgctggcagggggacagggatcTTTGAGGACACGGTTGTGACGGCGAAGCAGCAGGCGCtgcggggggagctggctgagcTGGCCAGGATGGAGAGGACACTggaccagctcctgcaggactgTGCCCTGCAGCTCCGGCAGCTGGCTGACAGCGAAGCCAACCAGAG GCTGGCGTACGTCACCTACCAGGACCTCCACACCATCAGCAACTTCAAGGAGCAGACGGTGATCGCCATGAAGGCTCCCCCCGAGACACAGCTGGAGGTGCCAGACTTCAGCGAG GACAACCTCCAGCTCCACCTGAAGAGCACCAATGGCCCCATTGAGGTCTACCTCTGCCCGGAGGAGATCGCGGAGGAGAGCCCCACCAGGGACCATGGCACCCCCTCCGCTGCCACCTCTCCACGGGACCATGCCGTACCCCCTTCCCTGCCAAACAGCCCTGGGCCAGCCCCACAGCCGCCCCACGTCTTcccccagagctggggggcCACGgaaacctcctcctcctcacccccacCTCTGCCTTTCGCTGTCTCGGGGGGGTCCAGCTCGCTGCTGGAGGTGGAGGCTGGGCTTCTGGGCTCGCCCCCACACCTCCTGCAGCAGACGGAGGAccagctgccctgcaccccCTCCCACCTGGACTTGGGACCCTTCATCACCTTCTCACCCCCCCTAGAACAGGATGACTATCTCTGGGGGCTGGAGGGTGAAGGCGTCAGTGACCTCTTCGAGGCATATGACCTGGGGGACCTGCTGAAGCACTGA
- the E2F2 gene encoding transcription factor E2F2 isoform X4, translating to MLQLPRGVSPAPGRGGAALLLPPSHPKKVMSVMGSSEQGASSLGSPLLSAGCFTQLYKPAAVSVPAPQGGCLYATPQGPQLRTLRSASAGRLPAKRKLDLEGPELCTPKGKGRTLVQVPSPRTPKSPGEKTRYDTSLGLLTKKFIRLLSESSDGVVDLNRAAEVLEVQKRRIYDITNVLEGIQLIRKKSKNNIQWMGTGIFEDTVVTAKQQALRGELAELARMERTLDQLLQDCALQLRQLADSEANQRLAYVTYQDLHTISNFKEQTVIAMKAPPETQLEVPDFSEDNLQLHLKSTNGPIEVYLCPEEIAEESPTRDHGTPSAATSPRDHAVPPSLPNSPGPAPQPPHVFPQSWGATETSSSSPPPLPFAVSGGSSSLLEVEAGLLGSPPHLLQQTEDQLPCTPSHLDLGPFITFSPPLEQDDYLWGLEGEGVSDLFEAYDLGDLLKH from the exons ATGCTGCAGCTCCCCCGGGGAGTGTCCCccgccccggggagggggggcgccgccctcctgctccccccctcccacccGAAGAAGGTCATGTCGGTGATGGGCTCCTCTGAGCAGGGGGCTTCCAGCCTGGGCAGCCCTCTGTTATCTGCCGGTTGCTTCACCCAGCTCTACAAGCCGGCGGCTGTCAGCGTCCCCGCTCCCCAGGGGGGGTGTCTCTATGCCACCCCCCAGGGCCCACAGCTCAGGACCCTCCGCTCAGCCTCAGCGGGACGGCTGCCG GCCAAGAGAAAGCTGGACCTGGAGGGCCCCGAACTTTGCACGCCCAAGGGGAAGGGCAGGACCCTGGTGcaggtccccagccccagga CCCCCAAGTCTCCTGGGGAGAAGACTCGCTACGACACCTCGCTGGGGCTGCTCACCAAAAAATTCATCCGTTTGCTGAGCGAGTCGTCCGACGGCGTCGTGGATCTCAACCGGGCGGCCGAGGTGCTGGAAGTCCAGAAACGTCGCATCTACGACATCACCAATGTGCTGGAAGGCATCCAGCTCATCCGCAAGAAGTCCAAGAACAACATCCAGTGGAT ggggacagggatcTTTGAGGACACGGTTGTGACGGCGAAGCAGCAGGCGCtgcggggggagctggctgagcTGGCCAGGATGGAGAGGACACTggaccagctcctgcaggactgTGCCCTGCAGCTCCGGCAGCTGGCTGACAGCGAAGCCAACCAGAG GCTGGCGTACGTCACCTACCAGGACCTCCACACCATCAGCAACTTCAAGGAGCAGACGGTGATCGCCATGAAGGCTCCCCCCGAGACACAGCTGGAGGTGCCAGACTTCAGCGAG GACAACCTCCAGCTCCACCTGAAGAGCACCAATGGCCCCATTGAGGTCTACCTCTGCCCGGAGGAGATCGCGGAGGAGAGCCCCACCAGGGACCATGGCACCCCCTCCGCTGCCACCTCTCCACGGGACCATGCCGTACCCCCTTCCCTGCCAAACAGCCCTGGGCCAGCCCCACAGCCGCCCCACGTCTTcccccagagctggggggcCACGgaaacctcctcctcctcacccccacCTCTGCCTTTCGCTGTCTCGGGGGGGTCCAGCTCGCTGCTGGAGGTGGAGGCTGGGCTTCTGGGCTCGCCCCCACACCTCCTGCAGCAGACGGAGGAccagctgccctgcaccccCTCCCACCTGGACTTGGGACCCTTCATCACCTTCTCACCCCCCCTAGAACAGGATGACTATCTCTGGGGGCTGGAGGGTGAAGGCGTCAGTGACCTCTTCGAGGCATATGACCTGGGGGACCTGCTGAAGCACTGA